A genomic stretch from Pradoshia eiseniae includes:
- a CDS encoding MerR family transcriptional regulator yields the protein MYRIKELANMSGISIRTLHYYDQINLLKPSRIEENGYRLYDKGAAGRLQQILFLKELDFPLNEIKRILDDPYFDEMEALQMQRKILVEKRDRLNSIIHSVDETIEAIRGGKEMDSNERLRPFDRSKLDEFQKKYEQEVRKRYGQTKAYEQSEKKRKSYRDDDFAKIEQERLAIFKKIVAVMDQNPGEEAVQDLIHEWRMHITRYHYECTIEIFRGLGEMYTADERFKENLNQIKNGLAEYMSEAMRIYGSHHNE from the coding sequence ATGTACAGGATAAAGGAATTGGCCAACATGTCTGGCATCAGCATTCGAACCTTACATTACTATGATCAGATTAATCTGTTGAAACCTAGCCGAATAGAAGAGAATGGCTACCGCCTTTATGATAAGGGAGCAGCCGGGCGCCTGCAGCAAATCCTTTTCCTGAAGGAGCTTGATTTTCCGCTCAATGAGATCAAGAGAATTCTTGATGATCCCTATTTCGATGAGATGGAAGCTTTGCAGATGCAAAGAAAAATCCTTGTTGAAAAGCGCGACCGCTTAAATAGTATTATCCATTCCGTCGACGAAACAATAGAAGCGATTAGAGGAGGGAAAGAGATGGATTCCAACGAACGTCTGCGGCCATTTGACAGGAGCAAGCTAGATGAATTTCAAAAGAAGTATGAGCAAGAGGTAAGAAAGAGGTATGGGCAAACAAAAGCCTACGAGCAATCAGAGAAGAAACGGAAATCCTATAGGGATGATGATTTCGCCAAAATAGAGCAAGAGAGATTAGCTATCTTCAAGAAAATAGTTGCTGTCATGGACCAGAATCCAGGGGAGGAGGCCGTGCAGGATCTCATCCATGAATGGCGCATGCACATCACCCGCTACCATTATGAGTGCACTATTGAGATTTTCCGCGGGCTTGGGGAAATGTACACAGCTGATGAGCGTTTCAAAGAAAATCTCAATCAAATCAAAAACGGGCTCGCCGAATATATGAGTGAAGCAATGCGTATATACGGAAGCCATCATAATGAATGA
- a CDS encoding superoxide dismutase family protein gives MKKYFFLLFLALALVLAGCSESEKLDTTSDKIEQNENNADNQDDEETKVENRKTVELTSGEDKKAGTAVLEQVDKSVQISLKVEGMEPGKHGVHFHETGKCEAPDFESAGAHFNPEDSKHGMDNDNGPHAGDLPNIEVAEDGTGELEYTADNVSLLTDEDNSLMDEDGSALVIHEKEDDGKTDPSGESGNRIACGALE, from the coding sequence TTGAAGAAATATTTCTTTTTACTTTTCCTAGCACTCGCGCTCGTCCTTGCGGGTTGTTCAGAAAGCGAGAAATTAGATACGACAAGCGACAAGATTGAGCAAAATGAAAATAATGCTGATAACCAGGATGATGAAGAAACGAAGGTTGAGAACCGCAAGACAGTCGAATTGACAAGCGGTGAAGATAAAAAGGCTGGAACAGCTGTGCTTGAGCAAGTGGATAAGAGCGTCCAAATAAGCCTGAAAGTAGAAGGAATGGAGCCTGGCAAGCATGGAGTCCATTTTCACGAAACAGGAAAATGCGAGGCTCCTGACTTTGAATCTGCGGGAGCCCATTTCAATCCGGAGGACTCTAAGCACGGCATGGACAACGATAATGGACCGCATGCCGGAGATCTGCCAAATATAGAGGTAGCTGAAGACGGGACAGGTGAGCTTGAATACACGGCTGATAATGTCTCCTTATTAACGGATGAGGATAACTCCTTGATGGATGAGGATGGGAGTGCGCTCGTCATTCATGAAAAGGAAGATGACGGAAAAACAGACCCTTCTGGCGAATCAGGGAACCGAATAGCTTGCGGTGCCCTTGAATAA
- a CDS encoding SpoIIAA family protein, which produces MLEILPSKDITTVAVQFSGKATQADADKLESYVAKHYGTNRKFNILAIIRDVDGTNLMGMLSGLKFDAKRMNQFSKIAAVSNLQWVQSMANLGNMMPNLEVKAFSEEEIEKAWGWIITSGD; this is translated from the coding sequence ATGCTGGAAATTCTGCCTTCAAAAGATATCACAACTGTTGCGGTCCAATTTAGCGGAAAAGCGACTCAAGCGGATGCAGATAAATTGGAGAGTTATGTAGCGAAGCATTACGGAACAAATCGCAAGTTTAATATTTTGGCCATTATTCGTGATGTCGATGGGACGAATTTGATGGGAATGCTGTCCGGTCTGAAGTTCGATGCGAAAAGGATGAACCAGTTCAGTAAGATTGCAGCCGTATCAAACCTCCAGTGGGTTCAATCTATGGCAAACCTCGGAAACATGATGCCTAATCTTGAAGTGAAAGCTTTTTCAGAAGAAGAGATTGAGAAGGCATGGGGCTGGATTATCACATCAGGGGACTAG
- a CDS encoding ABC transporter permease — protein sequence MKKKFKLSNLYLILVFAILYAPIFYLMFYSFNASGTMHNFDGFTLEWYKEVFADTRLLIIVLNTLVIALLSALISTVLGVFGALAIHEVKKRRTKNTLLSLNNILIVSPDVIIGASFLIMFTIIGIKLGFVSVLLSHIAFSVPIVVIMVLPKLQEMSPTLIDAARDLGASQWNVLTKVILPFITPGIFAGFFMALTYSLDDFAVTFFVTGNGFSTLSVEIYSMARQGISLTINALSTLLFLFTILLVIGYYFITQRSARPQKMGVRE from the coding sequence ATGAAGAAGAAATTTAAACTATCGAATCTATACTTAATTCTTGTGTTTGCCATCCTTTATGCACCAATCTTCTATCTAATGTTCTACTCCTTTAATGCGAGCGGAACGATGCATAATTTTGATGGGTTCACACTTGAATGGTATAAGGAAGTATTCGCCGATACGCGACTTCTTATTATTGTATTGAACACATTGGTCATTGCCCTATTATCCGCCTTGATCTCCACAGTTTTAGGCGTGTTTGGCGCATTGGCCATCCATGAAGTAAAGAAAAGAAGAACAAAAAATACACTGTTATCTTTAAACAACATACTCATCGTCAGCCCGGATGTCATCATCGGTGCATCCTTCCTGATTATGTTTACGATTATCGGCATTAAGCTTGGATTTGTCTCTGTGCTTCTGTCACATATTGCGTTCAGTGTGCCAATTGTTGTTATCATGGTGCTCCCTAAACTTCAGGAAATGAGTCCAACCTTAATCGATGCTGCGCGCGATTTAGGGGCAAGTCAATGGAATGTACTGACGAAAGTCATCCTGCCATTTATCACGCCGGGCATCTTTGCCGGATTCTTTATGGCATTGACCTACTCGCTCGATGATTTCGCGGTAACCTTCTTCGTAACAGGCAATGGTTTCAGCACCTTATCGGTAGAGATTTACTCAATGGCACGCCAAGGCATCTCCTTGACCATTAATGCCTTGAGCACATTGCTGTTCCTGTTCACGATTCTATTGGTCATTGGGTATTACTTCATTACCCAGCGCAGCGCTAGGCCACAAAAAATGGGGGTTAGAGAATGA
- a CDS encoding ABC transporter permease: MKNRAKTLYLIPYSLWIALFVIFPILLVVYYSFIGLDGGFTLENYAKFFTPVYLRMTLSSFWYAFIVTALALLIAYPTAYLLTKTKHKQLWLLLIILPTWINLLLKAYAFIGIFGTYGAANAFLEVLGIGTKQILFTDFSFIFVATYIFIPFMLLPIYNSLEEMNQSYVDAARDLGASKWVTFRRVVLPLTLDGVKSGAQAVFIPALSLFMITRLIAGNRVITLGTAIEQHFLVTQDWGMGATIAVFLIIAMVLIMIMTGRRK; encoded by the coding sequence ATGAAGAATAGAGCCAAAACCTTATATCTCATCCCATACTCTCTCTGGATTGCGTTATTTGTCATCTTCCCAATCCTATTAGTTGTTTACTATTCCTTCATTGGACTTGATGGAGGGTTCACACTAGAGAACTACGCGAAGTTCTTTACGCCGGTATACTTACGAATGACGCTCAGTTCATTCTGGTACGCCTTTATCGTAACAGCACTCGCTTTATTGATTGCCTATCCAACGGCCTATTTATTAACCAAAACAAAGCATAAGCAATTATGGCTTCTATTGATTATCCTGCCAACCTGGATTAATTTGCTGTTAAAAGCATATGCGTTCATTGGCATCTTTGGCACATACGGCGCAGCCAACGCCTTCTTGGAGGTGCTCGGCATTGGAACGAAGCAAATCCTGTTTACGGATTTCAGCTTTATATTTGTCGCTACCTATATCTTTATCCCGTTCATGCTTCTGCCAATCTACAATTCGCTTGAGGAAATGAACCAATCGTACGTCGATGCGGCAAGAGACCTCGGTGCATCTAAATGGGTAACCTTCCGCCGTGTCGTCCTTCCCCTCACGCTTGATGGGGTAAAATCTGGTGCGCAAGCTGTTTTCATTCCAGCCTTGTCACTCTTCATGATTACACGTCTTATCGCCGGAAACCGTGTCATCACGCTCGGTACAGCGATTGAGCAGCACTTCCTTGTCACGCAGGACTGGGGTATGGGTGCTACAATTGCCGTGTTCTTAATTATCGCTATGGTCTTAATCATGATTATGACAGGCAGAAGAAAGTGA
- a CDS encoding ABC transporter ATP-binding protein yields MTNQPIIRFENVTKQYDDDPAVLKNVSFEIERGKFYTLLGPSGCGKTTILRMIAGFMQPSEGNIYFDGKRINDVPANERQVNTVFQDYALFPHLNVFENVAFGLRIKKMKGDEIAKKVKEALRFVNLAGYENREIKGMSGGQRQRVAIARAIVNEPEIILLDEPLSALDLKLRTEMQYELRELQRRLGITFIFVTHDQEEALAMSDEIFVLNKGRIEQSGTPTDIYDEPVNRFVADFIGESNIVPGKMIADFKVKFGEKEFDCVDQGFRPNETVEVVIRPEDLEITTRENGKLQVRVDSQLFRGVHYEICCFDEAGNEWLVHSTKKAVVGDEIGLNFDEEAIHVMLPGETEEEFDKRLEAYDEAGHEE; encoded by the coding sequence ATGACTAATCAACCCATTATTCGTTTTGAGAACGTCACCAAGCAATATGATGACGATCCAGCCGTTTTGAAAAATGTCAGCTTTGAGATTGAGCGCGGGAAATTCTACACATTGCTCGGACCATCCGGCTGCGGTAAAACGACCATTCTCCGTATGATTGCAGGCTTTATGCAGCCTTCAGAAGGAAATATCTATTTCGACGGGAAGCGGATTAATGATGTTCCGGCCAATGAGCGTCAAGTGAACACTGTTTTCCAGGATTATGCCTTATTCCCGCATTTAAACGTTTTTGAAAATGTCGCGTTCGGCCTTCGCATTAAAAAAATGAAGGGTGACGAAATCGCGAAAAAAGTAAAGGAAGCCTTGCGTTTCGTTAACTTAGCAGGCTATGAGAACCGTGAAATCAAGGGAATGTCTGGCGGTCAGCGCCAACGGGTAGCCATCGCGCGTGCCATCGTCAATGAGCCTGAAATCATCCTCCTAGATGAACCATTATCTGCCCTTGACCTGAAGCTTCGTACCGAAATGCAGTATGAGCTTCGCGAATTGCAGCGCCGCCTTGGCATTACCTTCATCTTTGTTACGCATGACCAGGAAGAGGCTCTTGCGATGAGTGATGAAATTTTTGTCCTTAATAAGGGCCGAATTGAACAAAGCGGTACGCCAACAGATATTTATGATGAACCAGTCAACCGCTTCGTTGCTGATTTCATCGGTGAATCAAATATTGTCCCAGGCAAGATGATCGCCGACTTCAAAGTGAAGTTTGGCGAAAAAGAATTCGATTGTGTTGACCAAGGTTTTAGACCAAATGAAACAGTTGAAGTCGTCATTCGCCCAGAGGATTTGGAAATCACCACACGCGAGAATGGGAAGCTGCAAGTACGTGTTGACTCTCAGCTGTTCCGCGGGGTTCACTATGAGATATGCTGCTTTGATGAGGCAGGGAATGAATGGCTTGTCCACTCCACGAAAAAAGCCGTTGTGGGAGATGAGATTGGCTTGAATTTTGATGAGGAAGCAATCCATGTCATGCTGCCGGGGGAAACGGAAGAGGAATTCGATAAACGCCTAGAAGCGTATGATGAGGCCGGCCATGAAGAATAG
- a CDS encoding manganese catalase family protein, with translation MYYYKEELINIIKPDKPDPAAAKVLQETLGGQFGEMRTMMQFFFQSSNFRGKATQYRDLIRGIFLEEIAHVELVQNTINQLLNGSGLSNQPGDGGTDGAPLDEAIKHANPHHYIMGAQSSLPVDAGGNPWNGSWVYDHGNLIANLLNNVNLESTGVLQKTRIYEMSNNQTFRETLGFLIVRDNAHQNAFAKALETLGVDWGKLFPVPNYDINKYPECKKYVDMGFHNAQFNFRLDPTRIAEVFQGQTPSRNGGTLAVVPPPKGFPVPQMPEMPNEHAPGIQDLNA, from the coding sequence ATGTATTATTACAAAGAGGAATTGATCAATATCATCAAGCCAGATAAGCCAGACCCTGCTGCCGCGAAGGTTCTCCAAGAAACCTTGGGCGGACAATTCGGAGAAATGCGCACGATGATGCAGTTTTTCTTCCAGAGCAGTAATTTCAGGGGGAAAGCAACACAATATAGAGATCTCATCCGAGGTATCTTCTTAGAAGAGATTGCCCATGTCGAGCTTGTCCAAAATACTATTAACCAGCTCTTGAATGGTTCAGGCCTATCTAACCAGCCGGGTGATGGCGGAACGGACGGCGCTCCGCTTGATGAGGCGATTAAGCATGCTAATCCCCACCATTATATTATGGGTGCCCAATCCTCTCTGCCAGTTGATGCAGGCGGGAATCCCTGGAATGGCTCATGGGTTTACGACCACGGCAATCTCATCGCCAATCTCCTCAATAATGTCAACTTGGAATCGACCGGTGTCTTACAAAAGACGCGCATATATGAGATGAGTAATAACCAAACCTTTCGTGAAACGCTTGGTTTCTTGATTGTACGCGATAATGCCCACCAAAACGCATTTGCTAAGGCGCTGGAGACATTGGGAGTTGATTGGGGTAAGCTCTTCCCTGTTCCGAACTATGACATCAATAAGTACCCTGAGTGCAAAAAATATGTAGATATGGGCTTTCATAACGCCCAATTCAATTTCCGTCTTGACCCGACTCGGATTGCCGAGGTCTTTCAAGGTCAAACACCGAGCCGCAATGGGGGTACTCTAGCAGTCGTTCCTCCTCCGAAGGGCTTCCCAGTTCCGCAAATGCCTGAGATGCCAAATGAGCATGCGCCAGGAATCCAGGATTTGAACGCATAA
- the manA gene encoding mannose-6-phosphate isomerase, class I: MTQPLFLTPVFQERIWGGTALRDQFGYDIPSEHTGECWAISGHQNGPSIVENGPYKGKTIIELWDNHRELFGGLEGKVFPLLTKILDANADLSVQVHPDDEYANIHENGELGKTECWYIIDCKEGAEMIYGHNAGSKEEFADMIEKGEWNDLLRRVAIKPGDFFYVPSGTVHALCEGTLVLETQQSSDTTYRVYDYDRKDQNGQTRELHIGKSLDVSTVPHQDAAVEIKEKQKPGVKATTFVETEYFSVYKWDVNGTAQLEQPEPFMLASVIAGEGTLKTAEGIYPIKKGTHFILPSGIGQIEISGEASLIVSHP, from the coding sequence ATGACACAACCATTATTTTTGACACCAGTATTTCAAGAACGCATCTGGGGAGGGACAGCACTTCGGGACCAATTCGGATACGATATTCCGTCTGAGCATACGGGAGAATGCTGGGCCATTTCAGGCCATCAAAACGGACCATCCATTGTTGAGAATGGACCATATAAAGGGAAGACGATAATCGAGCTGTGGGATAATCACCGGGAGTTATTCGGCGGACTGGAAGGAAAGGTATTCCCATTGTTAACGAAGATTCTCGATGCGAATGCTGATTTATCTGTCCAGGTTCATCCAGATGATGAATACGCGAATATTCATGAAAATGGAGAGCTTGGAAAAACAGAATGCTGGTACATCATTGACTGCAAAGAAGGAGCAGAAATGATTTATGGGCATAATGCCGGCTCTAAGGAAGAGTTTGCGGACATGATTGAAAAAGGAGAATGGAATGACTTGCTGCGCCGAGTGGCCATCAAGCCAGGTGATTTCTTCTATGTTCCAAGCGGCACGGTTCATGCTTTGTGTGAAGGTACGCTCGTATTAGAAACACAGCAAAGCTCTGATACAACGTATCGTGTTTATGATTATGACCGCAAGGACCAAAATGGACAAACCCGCGAGCTTCATATTGGGAAATCTCTAGATGTTAGCACGGTTCCTCATCAAGATGCGGCCGTTGAAATCAAGGAGAAGCAAAAGCCGGGAGTGAAGGCAACGACCTTTGTGGAGACTGAGTATTTCTCCGTGTATAAATGGGACGTGAATGGAACAGCACAGCTGGAACAGCCAGAACCGTTCATGCTTGCAAGCGTCATTGCAGGCGAAGGCACGCTGAAGACGGCAGAAGGCATATACCCTATCAAGAAGGGAACGCATTTCATTCTTCCATCTGGTATTGGACAAATTGAAATCAGCGGAGAAGCGAGCCTGATTGTTTCTCATCCTTGA
- a CDS encoding helix-turn-helix domain-containing protein → MLQAIGSKIKNLRLKKGLTQEELGERTDLSKGYISQLERGLSSPSIETFFDILEVLGCTPKQFFDEEERIQKVVYGEGDTTEYVDEERGYQIQWLVPESNEKEMEPILLTFKEKGEFKKFEPSLSETFAYVLKGRIMITLGKKEYYAKAGEAIYFSATEDHQIVNDHAGESELLLVATESYL, encoded by the coding sequence ATGTTACAAGCGATTGGAAGTAAAATTAAAAACCTGCGATTAAAAAAGGGACTCACACAAGAAGAATTGGGTGAGAGAACCGATTTAAGTAAAGGCTATATATCACAGCTAGAACGAGGACTCAGTTCCCCATCTATTGAGACCTTTTTTGATATCCTAGAGGTTCTTGGGTGCACGCCCAAGCAATTCTTTGATGAAGAGGAAAGAATTCAAAAGGTTGTTTATGGAGAAGGAGACACCACTGAATACGTCGATGAGGAACGCGGCTATCAAATTCAATGGCTTGTCCCCGAATCCAATGAGAAGGAAATGGAGCCTATCCTTTTAACCTTTAAGGAAAAGGGCGAGTTTAAGAAATTCGAGCCATCCTTGTCAGAAACATTTGCGTACGTATTAAAAGGAAGAATCATGATAACTCTGGGCAAGAAAGAATACTATGCCAAGGCTGGGGAAGCAATCTATTTCAGTGCGACAGAAGATCATCAAATCGTCAATGATCATGCTGGAGAGAGTGAATTATTGCTTGTAGCGACGGAGTCTTATCTTTAA
- a CDS encoding four-helix bundle copper-binding protein, which translates to MDNTDVGGMMVKENMYQECIDACLACMDACNMCFDACLKEDDVKMMSECIRLDRECADICALAARSMQSNSPFAKEICRLCAEICETCGQECRKHDMDHCQMCAEACFSCAEACRKMAA; encoded by the coding sequence ATGGATAATACAGATGTAGGAGGAATGATGGTGAAAGAAAATATGTATCAAGAATGCATCGATGCCTGCCTTGCATGTATGGATGCATGCAATATGTGCTTTGATGCCTGCCTAAAAGAAGATGATGTGAAGATGATGAGTGAATGCATCCGACTTGATCGTGAGTGTGCCGACATTTGCGCCCTCGCTGCACGATCTATGCAATCCAACAGCCCTTTCGCAAAAGAGATTTGCAGGCTTTGCGCCGAAATCTGTGAGACTTGCGGACAGGAATGCAGGAAGCATGATATGGACCACTGCCAAATGTGCGCAGAAGCTTGCTTCAGCTGTGCGGAGGCATGCCGGAAAATGGCTGCTTAA
- a CDS encoding GNAT family N-acetyltransferase, producing MKTIPLYMYSLLKTIPESALPVGFQFRLFQEGDEKHWARINVSTKEFSVTDAALERFNQEFGSHLAEVKKRMLFILNEEETPIGTATAWFGIWEGRVIGRLHWVEIIPEYQGKGLGAPLISKAIELLAVYHEEAYLKTQTTSQAAIHLYKKLGFEPAILSEEEKEGWSFIKGS from the coding sequence ATGAAAACTATTCCACTCTATATGTATTCTCTACTAAAAACTATACCAGAGTCAGCTCTTCCAGTGGGATTTCAATTTCGTCTTTTTCAGGAGGGCGATGAAAAACACTGGGCAAGAATTAACGTGTCCACGAAAGAATTCTCAGTGACTGATGCCGCTCTGGAGCGTTTTAATCAAGAATTCGGTTCCCACTTAGCTGAAGTGAAAAAACGCATGCTTTTCATCCTGAATGAGGAAGAAACACCTATTGGCACCGCAACAGCTTGGTTCGGCATATGGGAAGGGAGGGTTATCGGGCGTTTGCATTGGGTAGAAATCATTCCTGAATATCAAGGGAAGGGACTTGGGGCACCGCTTATTTCGAAGGCTATCGAGCTGCTTGCTGTCTATCATGAAGAGGCTTATTTAAAAACACAAACAACAAGCCAAGCAGCCATTCATCTCTACAAAAAGCTAGGCTTTGAACCAGCCATTCTTTCAGAGGAAGAGAAGGAGGGATGGAGCTTTATTAAAGGCAGCTAA
- a CDS encoding ABC transporter ATP-binding protein, which translates to MLRKFFSYYRPHKRLFIIDFTSAIIVAILELAFPVAVQRFIDDLLPTGNWGMVVTVGVLLFFVYLVSTFLQFIVNYLGHKLGTNIETDMRQELFNHVQRQSFRFFDNTKTGHVMSRITNDLFDIGEFAHHGPEDAFIAIMTFIGAFLIMFNINPTLAIVAVILVPFLTWLVVYSNKKMNAAWKDMYGEIADVNARVEDSVSGVRVVQSFTNQSFEMKRFEKNNGKFRLAKLRAYKVMAGTHSSIYMMTRLLTLLVLIVGAWLSFNGSLTYGELVSFVLYTNVLVKPIDKISALLELYPKGMAGFKRFLELIEQEPDIQDKEDAITVHHLHGDIEFNQVDFRYDDSKPVLNNISLSLRAGETTAFVGPSGAGKTTICSLIPRFYDVEGGSIKIDGIDIRDMTLESLRKQIGIVQQDVFLFAGTIRENIAYGNLDASFEEIKEAARKAHLESMIEALPDGYETEIGERGLKLSGGQKQRLAIARMFLKNPPILILDEATSALDTETERIIQASLEELAANRTTLVIAHRLATIRNADRLIVVGEKGIEEDGTYKELLAHNGVFANLHRIQFGEKAMV; encoded by the coding sequence ATGCTAAGAAAATTCTTTTCATACTATAGACCACATAAACGGCTATTTATCATTGATTTCACCAGCGCCATTATTGTCGCGATTCTTGAGCTGGCCTTCCCTGTTGCGGTCCAGCGATTTATTGATGATTTGCTCCCGACCGGCAATTGGGGAATGGTCGTAACAGTTGGGGTATTGCTGTTCTTTGTATACCTGGTGAGCACATTTCTGCAGTTTATCGTCAATTATCTCGGCCATAAGCTTGGAACAAATATAGAGACCGATATGAGGCAGGAGCTGTTCAACCATGTCCAGCGCCAGTCATTCCGTTTCTTTGATAACACGAAAACAGGTCATGTGATGAGCCGAATCACGAATGATTTGTTTGATATAGGGGAGTTCGCCCACCATGGGCCAGAGGACGCCTTCATTGCTATCATGACCTTCATTGGCGCCTTCCTCATCATGTTCAATATCAATCCGACCTTGGCGATTGTCGCGGTTATTTTGGTTCCATTCCTGACATGGCTCGTTGTATACAGCAATAAGAAGATGAACGCAGCCTGGAAGGATATGTACGGGGAGATTGCGGATGTGAATGCCAGAGTGGAAGATAGCGTCTCCGGTGTGCGAGTCGTGCAATCATTTACGAACCAGTCATTTGAGATGAAACGCTTTGAGAAAAATAACGGCAAATTCCGTTTGGCCAAGCTCCGTGCTTACAAGGTGATGGCCGGAACACATTCCTCCATTTACATGATGACACGCCTATTGACTCTTCTGGTCTTGATTGTGGGAGCATGGCTGAGCTTCAATGGAAGCTTGACATATGGAGAATTAGTCAGCTTTGTCCTTTATACAAATGTTCTTGTGAAACCGATTGATAAGATCAGTGCTCTGCTTGAACTTTATCCAAAAGGAATGGCCGGATTCAAACGGTTTCTCGAATTAATCGAGCAGGAGCCTGACATTCAGGATAAAGAGGATGCCATTACGGTTCATCACCTTCATGGAGATATCGAGTTTAATCAAGTAGATTTCCGATATGACGATTCAAAGCCTGTCTTAAATAATATTTCTCTCTCTTTAAGGGCAGGGGAGACAACGGCATTTGTAGGTCCTTCCGGAGCAGGGAAGACAACCATTTGCTCCCTGATTCCGCGCTTTTATGATGTGGAAGGAGGATCAATTAAGATCGATGGCATCGATATTCGGGATATGACGCTTGAATCCTTGCGCAAGCAAATTGGGATTGTCCAGCAGGATGTGTTTCTCTTTGCGGGCACGATTCGTGAGAATATTGCTTATGGCAATCTCGATGCATCCTTTGAAGAAATCAAGGAGGCGGCAAGGAAAGCCCATCTTGAGAGTATGATTGAAGCATTGCCGGACGGCTATGAGACAGAGATTGGCGAGCGCGGCTTGAAACTATCCGGCGGCCAGAAGCAAAGGCTTGCGATTGCGAGGATGTTTTTGAAGAATCCGCCCATCTTGATTCTTGATGAAGCTACATCTGCTCTTGATACAGAGACGGAGAGAATCATTCAGGCATCACTCGAGGAGCTTGCCGCTAACCGGACAACCTTGGTCATTGCCCACAGGCTTGCGACCATTCGTAATGCTGACCGACTCATCGTTGTCGGGGAAAAGGGAATTGAGGAAGATGGAACATACAAGGAGCTTCTTGCCCATAATGGGGTATTCGCGAATCTCCACCGTATTCAATTTGGAGAAAAAGCCATGGTGTAA
- a CDS encoding N-acetylmannosamine-6-phosphate 2-epimerase yields the protein MLEKIKNGLIVSCQALPDEPLHSSMIMGRMALAAQEGGAVGIRANTREDIMEIKNQVSLPVIGIVKKEYPDSPIYITPTLREVSEIASSGADMVAVDATYRERPHNISLSEYVQSIRIHFPELMLMADISTIGEAIEAERLGFDCISTTLVGYTPYTKGQYINHNNYGLLRELVSTINIPVIAEGNILTPEMARKCLEIGAYAVVVGGAITRPQLITKRFINGMKAD from the coding sequence ATGCTAGAAAAAATTAAAAATGGTTTAATCGTATCCTGCCAAGCCCTTCCTGATGAGCCGCTCCACAGCTCCATGATTATGGGAAGAATGGCTCTTGCAGCACAGGAGGGCGGTGCTGTCGGCATCCGCGCTAATACACGGGAAGATATCATGGAAATCAAGAATCAGGTTTCCTTGCCCGTCATCGGAATCGTAAAAAAGGAGTATCCAGATTCCCCGATATATATTACCCCGACATTAAGGGAAGTAAGTGAGATTGCTTCTTCAGGTGCCGATATGGTGGCTGTAGATGCCACCTATCGTGAGCGCCCGCATAATATTTCACTATCTGAATATGTTCAATCCATCAGGATCCATTTCCCTGAACTAATGCTGATGGCTGATATCTCAACCATCGGGGAAGCGATTGAAGCTGAGCGACTCGGGTTTGACTGCATTTCAACGACTCTTGTCGGCTATACCCCATACACAAAGGGACAATACATAAACCACAATAATTATGGGCTTCTGCGAGAGCTCGTATCTACGATCAACATACCGGTCATCGCTGAAGGGAATATCCTAACGCCCGAGATGGCTCGAAAATGCCTAGAGATTGGCGCATATGCAGTTGTGGTTGGTGGAGCAATCACCAGACCGCAGCTCATCACTAAAAGATTCATTAATGGCATGAAGGCTGACTAA